From the Excalfactoria chinensis isolate bCotChi1 chromosome 1, bCotChi1.hap2, whole genome shotgun sequence genome, one window contains:
- the KLHL34 gene encoding kelch-like protein 34: MSYFLSYCKAHCTTVLSQYQTLRSEGFLCDILLKVKENEFPAHKSLLACSSDYFRAMFKSYTQESKASVIQLQVVSPTGLQHVLDFIYTSLLPLSFESLEETLEAASYLQVTDAIGLCNQYLVNNLSLENCCFSANVARRFYLPDALAAAEKYIVNNLWKLLDLDLAGLLELNFRTLLAVVESPDLPMVKETRLLDLLLLWLKQDKSRLVHGSSLLEHIRYGLIPVEDLRKIYTQSEVPLTSSIKCLIIKAINYHTSVFRQPILQDKSTTLRNQKTRIILLGGGTVSEGLITEVVAFDVYNHKWKALTQVCDGVQNHSVCVVGNFLYVLGGEVEGEASGNSNSDKILSVTNKVHRYDPRFNTWTQITGMLEKRCQLSCCVLSNNIFAIGGRGENGCLHSSVEVYNISRDRWTKARELPCKIHGHASATCKSTIYISGGKYAEPASTSKDLYSLSSLEGQWMKQAPMSIARFGHQMATIREAIFTFLGLYEPFSEIERYDPDQNQWTRLRPLIYDRFCYGLVVVEETALLIGGKKWQDSREVPTQDVVGYDIDNDCWEEICKAPLPWCGLQCAVLQLSEMAEEQGSDTLQKKLPNC; encoded by the coding sequence ATGAGCTACTTCCTGTCCTACTGCAAAGCGCACTGCACCACCGTGCTCTCTCAGTATCAGACCCTGAGATCAGAGGGCTTTCTGTGCGATATTTTGCTGAAAGTGAAGGAAAATGAGTTTCCTGCACACAAGTCTTTGTTGGCATGCTCTAGTGACTATTTCCGAGCCATGTTCAAAAGTTACACACAGGAGTCTAAAGCCAGTGTGATTCAGCTGCAAGTTGTCTCACCCACTGGTCTCCAGCATGTCCTGGATTTCATTTACACTTCCTTGCTGCCTCTTTCCTTTGAAAGTCTGGAGGAGACTTTGGAAGCTGCGAGTTACTTGCAAGTGACTGATGCCATTGGCTTGTGCAATCAGTACTTGGTTAACAACCTCTCCTTGGagaactgctgcttctctgccaaTGTTGCCAGGAGGTTCTACCTGCCGGATGCCCTagctgcagcagaaaaatacattgtCAACAACCTCTGGAAGCTGCTGGACTTGGATTTGGCAGGGCTGCTTGAGCTGAATTTCAGAACTTTGCTAGCGGTGGTAGAATCACCAGATCTCCCTATGGTGAAGGAAACTAGGCTATTGGAtcttctgctgctgtggctgaagCAGGATAAATCCAGGTTGGTTCATGGAAGCAGCCTTTTGGAACACATAAGATATGGTCTCATCCCGGTGGAAGACCTGAGGAAAATTTACACACAGTCAGAAGTGCCCCTCACTTCAAGTATCAAATGCCTGATCATTAAAGCAATAAACTACCATACATCGGTTTTCAGACAGCCAATCCTGCAGGACAAGTCCACCACACTGAGGAACCAGAAAACTCGGATTATCCTGCTTGGGGGAGGGACCGTAAGTGAGGGTCTTATCACTGAAGTGGTAGCTTTCGATGTTTACAACCACAAATGGAAAGCTCTCACACAGGTGTGTGATGGGGTACAGAACCACAGTGTGTGTGTAGTGGGGAACTTCCTCTACGTCTTGGGGGGAGAAGTAGAGGGTGAAGCTTCAGGCAACTCGAACAGTGACAAGATCTTATCAGTTACGAACAAGGTCCATCGCTACGATCCAAGGTTTAACACATGGACCCAAATCACGGGCATGTTGGAAAAGAGATGCCAACTTTCTTGTTGTGTCTTAAGCAACAATATTTTTGCCATTGGTGGACGGGGTGAGAATGGGTGTCTGCATTCATCTGTGGAAGTCTACAACATCAGCCGGGACAGATGGACGAAGGCCAGGGAATTGCCATGCAAGATCCATGGTCATGCCAGTGCCACTTGCAAGAGTACTATATACATTTCAGGTGGCAAATATGCAGAACCAGCCAGCACGAGCAAGGACTTATATTCTCTGAGTTCACTTGAAGGGCAATGGATGAAACAAGCGCCCATGAGCATTGCTCGGTTTGGGCATCAAATGGCGACAATCAGAGAAGCCATATTCACATTTTTAGGTTTATATGAACCATTCTCTGAAATAGAAAGATATGACCCTGATCAAAACCAATGGACACGTTTGAGGCCACTGATCTATGACCGATTTTGCTATGGTCTGGTGGTTGTAGAGGAAACAGCTCTTCTCATTGGGGGAAAGAAATGGCAAGACTCGCGGGAAGTCCCCACACAAGATGTGGTTGGCTATGACATTGACAACGATTGCTGGGAGGAGATCTGCAAAGCCCCCCTGCCCTGGTGTGGGCTGCAGTGTGCGGtgctgcagctgtcagagaTGGCTGAGGAACAGGGCAGTGACACCCTGCAAAAGAAGCTGCCAAACTGCTGA